Proteins co-encoded in one Arthrobacter globiformis genomic window:
- a CDS encoding ADP-ribosylglycohydrolase family protein gives MSNDPGTVPSPESRIHGCLLGGALGDSLGYAVEFDPIDEIRRRFGAAGLRDFSALGGGTHFSDDTQMTLYTVDGIVEALEWANSGVGADANACVWLAYLRWLDTQGVPLPDSAPQPQPRWIDGQDVLRHRRDPGNACLSGLATGEMGTVFRPVNPDSKGCGTVMRSAPFGLVPHIPADSVYKLSTDAASLTHGHPSARQSAGVFSLLIHLLVQGASVPEAAQAALAHVLADPEAAPELHERLEAAIRLAGQAGPGTVLSPEELVRELGEGWVAEEALAVGLYAVLATAPGTQGDGAPDPADHFRAAIAVAINHSGDSDSTGSIAGNILGAYYGTACLPADWLAALEAPEVIRSMAGQLVAVTSG, from the coding sequence ATGAGCAATGATCCCGGCACCGTTCCGTCCCCCGAGTCCCGCATCCATGGCTGCCTGCTCGGCGGTGCCCTGGGCGACTCGCTCGGCTACGCCGTCGAGTTCGATCCGATAGACGAGATCCGGCGCCGTTTCGGCGCCGCCGGACTCCGGGATTTTTCCGCGCTCGGCGGCGGAACCCATTTCTCGGACGACACCCAAATGACGCTGTACACGGTCGACGGGATCGTCGAGGCCCTGGAGTGGGCCAACTCGGGCGTCGGTGCCGACGCCAACGCCTGTGTGTGGCTGGCGTACCTGCGCTGGCTGGACACGCAGGGCGTGCCCCTTCCCGACTCGGCGCCGCAGCCGCAGCCTCGCTGGATTGACGGCCAGGACGTGCTGCGGCACAGGCGGGATCCCGGCAACGCGTGCCTGAGCGGGCTGGCCACCGGCGAGATGGGAACGGTCTTCCGGCCGGTCAACCCAGATTCCAAGGGCTGCGGAACCGTGATGCGCTCGGCGCCCTTCGGCCTGGTTCCGCACATCCCGGCAGACTCCGTCTACAAGTTGAGCACCGACGCGGCCTCACTCACGCACGGGCATCCTTCGGCCCGGCAGAGCGCGGGTGTTTTCAGCCTGCTCATCCATTTGCTTGTGCAGGGCGCCAGCGTGCCGGAGGCAGCGCAGGCAGCGCTAGCCCATGTGCTGGCTGATCCGGAGGCAGCACCTGAACTCCACGAGCGGCTGGAGGCTGCAATCCGCCTCGCCGGCCAAGCCGGACCAGGCACGGTGCTCAGCCCGGAGGAACTGGTCCGTGAACTCGGTGAGGGCTGGGTGGCGGAGGAGGCTCTCGCCGTCGGGCTTTACGCGGTCCTGGCCACAGCTCCCGGGACACAAGGAGATGGAGCGCCCGATCCGGCGGACCATTTCAGGGCCGCCATCGCCGTGGCCATCAACCACAGCGGCGACAGCGATTCCACGGGGTCCATCGCCGGCAACATCCTGGGCGCGTACTACGGCACGGCCTGCCTGCCGGCGGACTGGCTGGCAGCGCTTGAGGCCCCCGAGGTGATCCGCAGCATGGCCGGGCAGCTGGTTGCCGTCACATCTGGCTGA
- a CDS encoding DUF4395 domain-containing protein, translating into MGERGEVGTQGKPASQGGLGSVFAFPNPVNEYAARITAGLVVLLAAVTLLTGFGWGLAVIAAGFWLRVLFGPRISPLALLSVRVLAPRLGRVKLVPGPPKRFAQGIGAAMSTAAAVLLAAGLAPAAWILLAVLIVAASLEAFAGFCLGCAIFGLLQRRGLVPEDVCEACNNIPLSQM; encoded by the coding sequence ATGGGCGAACGAGGCGAAGTGGGCACACAGGGCAAACCGGCAAGTCAGGGCGGGCTGGGTTCCGTCTTCGCCTTTCCCAACCCGGTCAACGAATACGCGGCGCGCATCACCGCCGGACTGGTGGTCCTGCTGGCTGCCGTAACACTGCTCACCGGCTTCGGCTGGGGCCTTGCGGTCATTGCCGCCGGGTTTTGGCTCCGCGTCCTGTTCGGGCCGAGGATCTCCCCGCTCGCCCTGCTTTCGGTCAGGGTCCTCGCCCCGCGGCTGGGACGGGTCAAGCTGGTGCCCGGGCCGCCCAAGCGTTTCGCGCAGGGCATCGGCGCCGCGATGTCCACGGCGGCCGCCGTCCTGCTGGCCGCCGGCCTTGCCCCCGCCGCGTGGATTTTGCTGGCCGTGCTCATTGTTGCCGCCTCGCTGGAGGCCTTCGCCGGGTTCTGCCTGGGCTGTGCCATCTTCGGCCTGCTGCAGCGCCGTGGCCTCGTCCCCGAGGACGTCTGCGAGGCGTGCAACAACATTCCGCTCAGCCAGATGTGA
- a CDS encoding exonuclease domain-containing protein: MSLDFTAIDFETANGFRGSPCAVGLTKVRGGVIVEEASWLMRPPENHDSFDYHNIRVHGIRPEQVAGRPRFGELFPEIGAFIGGDILAAHNAAFDLGVIRSGLEVSGLPGPAYDYVCTVMLSRRCYSLVSNSLPFAAEEAGVPLVNHHDAAEDARACAGILIDIAGRNRANSIAELYLSLGLAIPQQAAFDPSSGELSKATASALAAAGGASVTRPFRSGWPEEGPNPEPNPDAEPGNPLFGQTVVFTGQLAMPRPEAKTRSAELGARPESRVTARTSVLVVGDGFVAGDLRSGRLTGKAKRVLELHDRGQAIEVISEGEFLQMVGGAPVHMAQ; the protein is encoded by the coding sequence GTGAGTTTGGACTTTACGGCGATCGACTTCGAGACCGCCAACGGCTTCCGCGGTTCGCCGTGCGCCGTTGGCCTCACCAAGGTCCGCGGCGGCGTCATCGTCGAGGAGGCCTCGTGGCTGATGCGGCCGCCGGAAAACCACGACTCCTTCGATTACCACAACATCCGCGTCCACGGCATCAGGCCCGAACAGGTGGCCGGCCGGCCACGCTTCGGGGAGCTGTTTCCGGAGATCGGTGCGTTCATCGGCGGCGACATCCTCGCGGCCCACAACGCTGCCTTCGACCTCGGGGTGATCCGGTCCGGGCTTGAGGTCTCGGGGCTACCCGGTCCTGCCTACGACTATGTATGCACCGTGATGCTGTCCCGGCGCTGCTACTCCCTGGTTTCAAATTCACTGCCCTTTGCCGCCGAGGAGGCGGGCGTGCCCCTCGTGAACCACCACGACGCGGCCGAGGACGCCCGGGCGTGCGCCGGCATCCTCATCGACATCGCGGGGCGCAACCGGGCCAACAGCATTGCCGAGCTCTACCTTTCGCTGGGGCTGGCCATACCGCAGCAGGCCGCGTTCGATCCTTCCAGCGGTGAGCTTTCAAAGGCAACCGCTTCAGCACTCGCCGCCGCGGGCGGCGCCAGTGTGACCCGGCCGTTCCGCAGCGGATGGCCCGAGGAAGGCCCCAACCCCGAGCCCAATCCCGACGCCGAACCGGGGAACCCGCTGTTCGGCCAGACCGTCGTGTTCACCGGCCAGCTCGCGATGCCGCGGCCCGAAGCGAAGACGCGGTCCGCTGAACTGGGGGCGCGCCCGGAAAGCCGGGTCACGGCGCGGACCAGCGTCCTGGTGGTGGGGGACGGCTTCGTGGCCGGCGACCTGCGCTCCGGCCGGCTCACCGGCAAGGCAAAACGCGTGCTGGAGCTGCATGACCGCGGCCAGGCCATCGAGGTGATCTCCGAAGGGGAATTCCTGCAGATGGTGGGCGGCGCACCCGTACACATGGCGCAATAA
- a CDS encoding DedA family protein, whose translation MSDFAVPALGGAGPVQPHLASFLPDWLNPQVFLADPALAPWVVLLVCGIIFAETGLLIGFFLPGDSMLFTAGLLVATDTIKFNIWLFAALIIVSAIIGNQTGYLIGSKAGPAIFNKPDSRLFKHENVDSAHKFFEKHGGKALILARFVPIIRTFVPVIVGVAAMDKRKFFLFNVIGAVLWGGGVTLLGYLLGDKVPWVRDNLDIIFIVIVLLSVIPVGIEVIRGMAAKREAAAFGTDPVEEFIEEHAPETERKTNLD comes from the coding sequence TTGAGCGACTTTGCCGTGCCCGCGCTGGGTGGCGCCGGCCCCGTCCAGCCGCATCTGGCATCATTCCTGCCCGATTGGCTCAACCCCCAGGTCTTCCTCGCCGACCCGGCCCTTGCCCCGTGGGTTGTTCTGCTGGTATGCGGGATCATCTTCGCCGAAACCGGGCTGCTGATCGGTTTCTTCCTGCCCGGGGACTCCATGCTCTTTACGGCGGGCCTGCTCGTGGCCACGGACACGATCAAATTCAACATCTGGCTCTTCGCCGCGCTGATCATCGTGTCCGCCATCATTGGCAACCAGACGGGCTATCTCATCGGGTCCAAGGCCGGCCCTGCCATCTTCAACAAGCCGGACTCAAGGCTCTTCAAGCATGAGAACGTCGACAGTGCACACAAGTTCTTCGAAAAGCACGGCGGCAAGGCCCTGATCCTCGCGCGCTTTGTGCCCATCATCCGCACCTTCGTTCCCGTCATCGTGGGCGTCGCCGCGATGGACAAGCGGAAGTTCTTCCTGTTCAACGTCATCGGCGCTGTCCTCTGGGGTGGCGGTGTGACGCTTCTCGGCTATCTGCTGGGCGACAAGGTCCCGTGGGTGCGGGACAACCTCGACATCATCTTCATCGTCATTGTCCTCCTCTCGGTGATCCCGGTGGGCATTGAAGTCATCCGCGGCATGGCCGCCAAGCGCGAGGCCGCCGCCTTCGGGACGGATCCGGTGGAAGAGTTCATCGAGGAGCACGCGCCCGAGACCGAGCGCAAAACAAACCTCGACTGA
- the rdgB gene encoding RdgB/HAM1 family non-canonical purine NTP pyrophosphatase, with the protein MSGGPAPRLVLATRNAGKLRELRELLRGQIPGLDVDTQVVDAAAVGAPDVAETGVTFAENSLLKARAVAEATGLVAIADDSGLSVDVLGGAPGIFSARWAGRHGDDDANLHLLLAQLADVPDGHRGAAFVCAAALAVPASASGDGAREVVEYGQLAGTLLREPRGEGGFGYDPVLEPLGLDRSCAELTPEEKNAISHRGQAFRALLPSIVEALR; encoded by the coding sequence GTGAGCGGCGGGCCCGCACCCCGGCTGGTGCTGGCCACACGCAACGCCGGCAAACTGCGGGAGCTGCGCGAGCTGCTGCGCGGGCAGATCCCCGGGCTCGACGTCGACACGCAGGTGGTGGACGCGGCCGCCGTCGGAGCCCCCGACGTCGCGGAAACCGGGGTGACCTTTGCGGAAAACTCGCTGCTGAAGGCCCGAGCGGTGGCCGAGGCCACGGGGCTGGTGGCCATCGCCGACGACTCCGGGCTGTCCGTGGATGTCCTTGGCGGCGCGCCAGGGATTTTCTCCGCGCGCTGGGCCGGCCGCCACGGTGACGACGACGCCAACCTGCACCTGCTGCTGGCCCAGCTGGCCGACGTGCCGGATGGGCACCGCGGTGCCGCCTTCGTGTGCGCGGCGGCCCTTGCCGTGCCGGCGTCGGCATCCGGGGACGGGGCCCGCGAAGTGGTGGAGTACGGGCAGCTTGCCGGCACGCTGCTGCGTGAACCGCGGGGCGAAGGCGGGTTCGGCTACGACCCCGTCCTGGAACCCCTGGGCCTGGACCGCAGCTGTGCTGAGCTCACCCCGGAGGAGAAGAACGCCATCAGCCACCGCGGCCAGGCGTTCCGTGCGCTGCTTCCCTCGATCGTCGAGGCGCTGCGGTGA
- the rph gene encoding ribonuclease PH, protein MTSEATTAPVIRADGRTPDQLRPISITRGWSKQAEGSALIEFGNTRVLCTASLTEGVPRWLKGEGRGWVTAEYAMLPRATNTRSDRESVKGKIGGRTHEISRLIGRSLRSIIDTKALGENTIVLDCDVLQADGGTRTAAITGAYVALAEAIRFARENKMIARNAQPLIDTIAAVSVGIIDGIPMLDLPYIEDVRAETDMNVVVTGSGKFVEVQGTAEGAPFDRDELNKLLDLALLGTEQLAAIQRETLAEAP, encoded by the coding sequence ATGACTTCCGAAGCAACCACTGCCCCCGTCATCCGTGCCGACGGCCGCACCCCGGACCAGCTCCGGCCCATCAGCATCACTCGCGGCTGGTCCAAGCAGGCCGAGGGATCGGCGCTCATCGAGTTCGGCAATACCCGGGTCCTGTGCACAGCTTCCCTCACCGAAGGCGTTCCGCGCTGGCTCAAGGGCGAAGGCCGTGGCTGGGTGACCGCCGAATACGCCATGCTCCCGCGTGCCACGAACACCCGGTCCGACCGTGAGTCCGTCAAGGGCAAGATCGGCGGCCGCACGCACGAAATCTCCCGCCTGATCGGGCGCTCGCTGCGTTCGATCATCGACACCAAGGCCCTGGGCGAGAACACCATCGTGCTGGACTGCGATGTCCTGCAGGCCGACGGCGGCACCCGGACGGCCGCCATCACCGGCGCCTACGTGGCGCTCGCCGAGGCCATCCGCTTTGCCCGCGAGAACAAGATGATTGCCCGCAACGCCCAGCCCCTGATCGACACCATTGCCGCTGTGTCCGTGGGGATCATCGACGGTATCCCCATGCTGGACCTTCCGTACATCGAGGACGTGCGGGCCGAAACCGACATGAACGTGGTGGTGACCGGCTCCGGCAAGTTTGTGGAGGTCCAGGGCACCGCCGAAGGCGCACCCTTTGACCGGGACGAACTCAACAAGCTGCTGGACTTGGCCCTGCTGGGGACCGAACAGCTGGCGGCCATCCAGCGCGAGACCCTGGCCGAAGCGCCGTGA
- a CDS encoding MBL fold metallo-hydrolase, whose protein sequence is MKLTIVGCTGSFPGPGSPASCYLLTANDGERVWKVVMDLGSGALGAIQRYTDLEDIDAIFLTHLHPDHCMDLCGLHVAVRWKPGGWDRGRIPVWGPAATADRMATAYGLDLDPGMHEEFDFTNWTERQSVTVGPFTVTPFAVNHPVEEAYALRVEVTEPDAAGNAVTRVLTYSGDTDSCRGLEEAAKDADLFLCEAAFEEGRDDGIKDVHLTGKRAGEAATAAGARRLLLTHIPVWTSQTKVMAEARPAFTGDVAVAVAGVHYTV, encoded by the coding sequence GTGAAACTCACCATCGTTGGCTGCACCGGCTCATTTCCCGGTCCCGGATCACCCGCCTCCTGCTACCTGTTGACCGCCAACGACGGCGAGCGGGTCTGGAAGGTGGTCATGGACCTCGGCAGCGGGGCCCTGGGCGCCATCCAGCGGTACACCGACCTTGAGGACATCGACGCGATCTTCCTCACACATTTGCACCCCGATCACTGCATGGACCTTTGCGGCCTGCACGTGGCGGTGCGCTGGAAGCCAGGTGGCTGGGACCGGGGCAGGATCCCCGTCTGGGGTCCCGCCGCCACCGCCGACAGGATGGCAACTGCCTACGGGCTGGACCTGGACCCGGGGATGCACGAGGAGTTCGACTTCACCAACTGGACCGAGCGCCAGTCCGTCACCGTCGGGCCTTTCACCGTGACGCCGTTCGCCGTGAACCACCCCGTCGAGGAGGCCTACGCGCTGCGCGTGGAGGTGACCGAACCGGACGCCGCCGGGAATGCCGTGACCCGCGTGCTGACCTATTCGGGCGACACCGATTCGTGCCGCGGGCTGGAAGAGGCGGCCAAGGACGCAGACCTCTTCCTCTGCGAGGCGGCCTTTGAGGAAGGCCGCGACGACGGCATCAAGGACGTCCACCTGACCGGCAAGCGGGCCGGGGAGGCTGCCACCGCCGCCGGCGCCCGCCGCCTCCTCCTCACCCACATTCCGGTGTGGACGTCACAGACCAAGGTCATGGCCGAGGCGCGTCCCGCCTTTACCGGTGACGTGGCCGTGGCCGTGGCGGGCGTGCACTACACGGTCTGA